One genomic region from Oryzias melastigma strain HK-1 linkage group LG19, ASM292280v2, whole genome shotgun sequence encodes:
- the LOC112153972 gene encoding ubiquitin carboxyl-terminal hydrolase 31 yields MSKVVSNKEKKSFSKKLFRRSSVRSVGSFMNRVLRTLSTLSHIGSEEQTTEDEKDDAALIQSTTGGSVPSDDSDCGGFPFGDKVPGVAGLKNHGNTCFMNAILQCLSNTELFAEYLALEQFKGGEASSGGEKPKSNGVLVQKKGSSLQQETGEVTEQLSGLVRALWTFEYTPQHSRDFKNVVSKSALQFRGNSQHDAQEFLLWLLDRVHEDLNQIVHPDSRPPRKPPVEEEAVPEGSPLPAPGSFVQELFQAQYRSSLTCPHCQKQSNTFDPFLCISLPIPVPHTRPLYVTVVYQGKCSHCMRVGVAVPLSGTVSRLRQAVAQETKIPAQQIVLTEMYSDGFHRSFCDDDEDLEIIQEGDSIFAFETPELFRPEQIRSKRSGSPHVNLNQNNLKYGTDITRMSTQIQEPTTPPPSPNKNSGQAEKIVLLVCNRACAGQQGRRFGNPFILYLERTVAWDTLQKEILEKMKHLLRPGAFVQVGPFTLRVVGVVGITYLLPQEEQPLCHPSVERAYKSCGTGGPPHVKIVVEWDKETKDYLFKRTEDEYIPDAESVRQVKEQHLQPQSCSLAQCFQLYTKEEQLAPDDAWRCPHCKQLQQGSIKLSLWTLPDILILHLKRFRQDGDRRMKMQNTVKFPLTGMDMAPHIVKRSQSSWSLPSHWSPWRRPYGMGRDPEDYLYDLYAVCNHHGTMQGGHYTAFCKNSIDGQWYCFDDSDVHSLSEDEVCKQTAYILFYQRRATIPSWSANSSVGGSTSSSLCEHWISRLMGSRPPSQASSGSSRRTSLASLSESAEFAGERSEDDGLSTRPAVRGIQRPTFSSRSSIASPLALSENGTKPSWSHSAKLQLRSNSPSRFSVESHSSSPTLERIGEVADTQLSPTYFANSSKLDKLSEGKSALDSNAGRKRLIEQVHVKAMTQAEQRNAISSGENNNVVAATEQHRVSPKESRQRNGSADGSGVKRTSAKVGSESDRSPKKRTAPSSTSSSSLSPASPAIDKSRTQSKAAAAASNSKSDGPLKTSKGGSSRAATPSRKGSPQTEGSHPDSQQRKSSSTAPQSSQRRPSPREGGEKSSSGRTRAAERSASRENSRVNAASERKVSHGGPPARGSSTARAEGRLGRGVEDKTSSSSSSMASLRSPNVGLSTPSAAPQSKSPRGNSRTEDKGLHFFKTALRPKDTRKAGESGKAGVGETKSIPEDCGGDGSREGSKKAQNVVSESQNNVTTTKEKEPTKASAAAKHSLLSSTKAKLPGTQPSGVSKDPSKKEPAKKPPSRKIPISSTQTSQKSK; encoded by the exons ATGTCGAAAGTTGTCAGTAACAAGGAGAAGAAATCGTTCAGCAAGAAGCTGTTCCGGAGGAGCTCGGTGCGCTCCGTGGGGAGCTTCATGAACAGAGTCCTCCGGACCCTGTCCACTCTGTCTCACATCGGCAGCGAGGAGCAGACCACCGAGGACGAGAAGGACGACGCAGCGCTGATCCAGAGCACCACGGGGGGCTCGGTCCCGTCCGATGACAGCGACTGCGGGGGCTTCCCCTTCGGGGACAAAGTGCCGGGAGTGGCGGGACTGAAGAACCACGGGAACACCTGCTTCATGAACGCTATCTTACAGTGCCTGAGCAACACGGAGCTGTTCGCAGAGTACCTGGCTCTGGAGCAGTTCAAGGGGGGAGAGGCGAGCAGCGGCGGGGAGAAGCCCAAATCCAACGGGGTTCTGGTGCAGAAGAAGGGGAGCAGCCTGCAGCAGGAGACGGGGGAGGTGACCGAGCAGCTGTCCGGGCTGGTTCGGGCTCTGTGGACCTTTGAGTACACGCCTCAGCACAGCAGGGACTTCAAG AACGTGGTGTCCAAGAGCGCCCTTCAGTTTAGGGGAAATTCCCAACACGATGCCCAGGAGTTCCTCCTCTGGTTACTCGACAGAGTCCATGAAGACCTCAACCAAATCGTCCATCCTGACAGCAGACCGCCCAGAAAG CCtccagtagaagaagaagctgtCCCTGAAGGATCTCCACTCCCAGCACCTGGATCTTTTGTACAGGAGCTGTTTCAGGCACAATACAG GTCCTCGCTGACCTGCCCTCACTGCCAGAAACAGAGCAACACCTTTGATCCTTTCCTCTGCATCTCACTGCCAATCCCAGTACCTCACACACG GCCTCTGTATGTGACAGTGGTGTACCAGGGGAAGTGCTCTCACTGCATGAGAGTGGGCGTGGCCGTGCCTCTCTCTGGCACCGTTTCCAGGTTAAGACAAGCTGTGGCCCAAGAGACCAAAATCCCTGCCCAACAG ATTGTTCTGACTGAAATGTACTCTGACGGCTTCCATCGCTCCTTCTGTGACGACGACGAAGACCTCGAGATCATTCAGGAGGGCGACTCCATCTTTGCGTTTGAAACCCCCGAGCTCTTCAGACCCGAACAGATCCGTTCCAAGCGAAGCG ggagCCCACACGTCAATCTCAATCAGAACAACTTGAAGTACGGCACGGACATCACCAGGATGTCCACACAGATACAAGAGCCCACCACGCCGCCGCCGAGCCCAAACAAGAACAGCGGGCAGGCTGAGAAGATCGTGCTGCTGGTGTGCAACAGAGCCTGCGCGGGACAGCAGGGCCGCAG ATTTGGGAACCCGTTTATTCTCTATTTGGAGCGGACGGTGGCATGGGATACACTCCAGAAAGAGATCCTTGAGAAAATGAAGCATCTTTTACGGCCTGGAGCTTTTGTGCAG GTGGGGCCCTTCACTCTGCGTGTGGTGGGAGTGGTTGGGATCACATATCTGCTCCCTCAGGAGGAGCAGCCGCTCTGCCATCCCTCTGTGGAGAG gGCGTATAAGTCCTGTGGCACCGGCGGTCCTCCTCATGTGAAAATTGTAGTTGAATGGGACAAGGAGACGAAAGACTA TCTGTTCAAAAGAACCGAGGATGAGTACATCCCTGACGCCGAGAGCGTTCGGCAAGTGAAGGAGCAGCATCTGCAGCCTCAGAGTTGTTCCCTTGCCCAATGCTTTCAACTCTACACCAAAGAGGAGCAG CTGGCCCCCGACGATGCGTGGCGATGCCCGCACTGTAAGCAGCTTCAGCAGGGCAGCATCAAACTCAGCCTCTGGACTCTGCCGGACATTCTTATTCTGCACCTGAAACGCTTCAGACAG GATGGAGATCGGCGCATGAAGATGCAGAACACGGTGAAGTTCCCGCTCACGGGGATGGACATGGCGCCTCATATAGTGAAGCGAAGCCAGAGCAGCTGGAGCCTTCCCTCTCACTGGTCGCCATGGAGACGGCCCTACGGGATGGGCCGCGATCCGGAGGACTATCTTTACGACCTGTATGCAGTGTGTAACCATCATGGGACCATGCAAGGGGGCCATTACACAG CTTTCTGCAAGAACTCCATCGACGGACAGTGGTACTGCTTTGATGACAGCGATGTTCATTCCTTATCGGAAGACGAGGTCTGCAAGCAGACTGCTTACATCCTGTTTTATCAGAGACGAGCAACAATCCCATCCTGGTCTGCCAACAGCTCTGTAGGAG GCTCCACCAGCTCTTCGTTATGTGAACACTGGATAAGTCGTCTGATGGGAAGCCGTCCACCCAGCCAGGCGTCGTCTGGTTCTTCTAGACGCACCTCGCTGGCCTCCCTCTCAGAGTCTGCTGAGTTTGCTGGTGAACGAAGTGAAGATGACg GCCTATCGACCCGACCAGCGGTAAGAGGCATACAGAGACCAACGTTCTCGTCGAGATCTTCAATCGCCAGTCCGCTGGCGCTGAGTGAAAATGGCACAAAACCATCCTGGTCCCACTCTGCTAAGCTTCAGCTTCGCTCCAACTCTCCCTCACGCTTCTCAGTGGAGTCCCACTCCTCGTCTCCGACGCTGGAGAGAATCGGAGAGGTCGCCGATACTCAGCTGTCCCCGACGTATTTCGCAAACTCGTCTAAACTAGACAAGCTGTCAGAGGGCAAATCCGCGCTGGACAGTAATGCAGGGAGAAAGAGGCTCATAGAGCAGGTGCACGTCAAGGCCATGACGCAGGCGGAGCAGAGGAATGCCATCTCGTCAGGTGAAAACAACAACGTAGTCGCAGCTACTGAACAGCACAGAGTCTCTCCAAAAGAGTCCAGACAAAGAAACGGGAGCGCAGATggttctggtgttaaaaggaCCTCAGCCAAGGTCGGGTCAGAGAGTGACAGGAGCCCTAAAAAGCGGACTGCCCCCTCCTCTACATCTTCCAGTTCACTCTCTCCCGCCTCCCCAGCCATTGATAAATCTCGAACACAGTCCAAGGCTGCAGCGGCTGCCTCCAATTCCAAAAGTGATGGACCACTAAAGACGAGCAAGGGTGGTTCCTCAAGAGCAGCGACCCCCTCCCGGAAAGGGTCCCCCCAAACTGAAGGCTCACATCCCGATTCGCAGCAGAGGAAGAGCAGTTCCACTGCACCTCAGAGCTCGCAGAGGAGGCCGTCGCCTCGGGAGGGAGGCGAGAAAAGCTCTTCAGGAAGGACTAGAGCGGCAGAAAGGAGCGCGAGCCGGGAAAACTCGCGGGTGAACGCGGCGTCTGAGAGGAAAGTTAGCCACGGAGGTCCTCCTGCCCGGGGGAGTTCAACCGCAAGAGCAGAGGGACGTCTGGGCAGGGGCGTGGAGGATAAgacctccagcagcagctcttcGATGGCGAGCCTCCGATCTCCAAATGTAGGCCTCTCAACTCCAAGTGCAGCTCCTCAGTCGAAGTCGCCGCGGGGGAACAGCAGGACAGAGGACAAAGGCTTGCACTTCTTTAAAACCGCTCTGAGGCCGAAGGACACCCGTAAAGCAGGTGAGAGTGGGAAAGCCGGGGTGGGAGAGACTAAAAGCATCCCAGAGGATTGTGGCGGGGACGGATCAAGAGAAGGGAGCAAAAAAGCCCAGAACGTGGTTTCGGAATCTCAGAATAATGTAACTACAACCAAAGAAAAAGAGCCTACGAAAGCATCCGCTGCAGCTAAACACTCACTGCTGTCCTCCACTAAAGCCAAGCTCCCCGGGACTCAACCCTCCGGGGTTTCGAAGGACCCTTCCAAGAAGGAGCCTGCTAAAAAACCCCCGTCCAGGAAGATTCCCATCAGTTCTACACAAACTAGCCAGAAATCCAAGTGA
- the cog7 gene encoding conserved oligomeric Golgi complex subunit 7 codes for MDFSKFLDDDFDVKDWVNGAFKVVQKEAPGKADTHAATLVMKLQLFIQEVNNAIEESSNQALQNMPRVLRDVEALKQEASFLKEQMVLVKEDIKKFEQDTVQSMQVLVEIDKVKSRMQLAAEALQEADKWSTLSADIEETFKTQDFALISSKLTSMQNSLAMLVDTPDYSEKCVHLEALKNRLEAMASPQIVATFNSMSIDQAKLFVKVFTEIDRMPQLLAYYYKCHKGQLVGIWQDLSQSELSLNQQLSEFYETLLSTWHVQLQWCTQVFKNPYEVVTVLLIQTLGAMVPSIAVCLSTAMERTHQEQRLETLLELHLTTSTCGHNLEAAMLPHLAENNLLKVNELVCAMYDPYKSYQLQYGELEEAHLLIQMSAVPLEHGEVLDCVEELNHSVGKLFGLASAAVDRCVKLTDGLGVCGLLKALKALFTKYVSDFSTTLQSVRKKCKLEDTPSSAAFQEDWTAFQNSVRIISTCGELLRQCGAFEQQLSNKILSTAGKHLSESYSPRSLTGIQEASATERKNATKNPWQEYNYLQRGSVAEYNNLMEVLYSLKEKGTGNSNLLAEPRAALTRLNQQANQLAFDSVFLQIKHQLCLVSKMEIQEASGIGENFTEDLPTFSLSPQEYITNIGQYLMSLPLHLEPFVTQEDPALEMALHAGKLPFPPEQGDDLPELENTADYWLGSIARATMQTYCDAILLIPQLTPHSTKQLATDIDYLSNVMDALGLQPSRTLQHIVTLLRAKPADYRQTTKLLPRRLSSTVAALRGIDY; via the exons ATGGATTTCTCTAAATTTTTGGACGATGATTTTGACGTGAAGGACTGGGTGAACGGGGCTTTCAAAGTGGTGCAGAAGGAAGCTCCGGGGAAGGCGGACACGCACGCAGCAACCCTGgtgatgaagctgcagctgttCATCCAGGAGGTCAACAATGCCATCGAGG AGAGCAGTAATCAAGCCCTCCAAAATATGCCGCGAGTCTTGCGAGATGTGGAGGCCTTGAAACAAGAAGCTTCCTTCCTGAAAGAGCAAATGGTCCTGGTGAAAGAAGACATCAAGAAGTTTGAACAGGACACGGTGCAGTCCATGCAG GTGCTGGTGGAAATAGATAAGGTGAAGAGTCGAATGCAGCTGGCAGCTGAAGCTCTGCAGGAGGCAGACAAATGGAGCACGCTCAGTGCTGACATAGAGGAGACCTTCAAGACACAG gactttGCACTTATTTCCTCCAAGTTGACTAGCATGCAGAACAGCTTAGCCATGCTGGTGGACACTCCAGACTACTCTGAGAAGTGTGTCCACCTCGAGGCCTTGAAGAACAGACTGGAGGCCATGGCTAGTCCGCAGATCGTAGCTACTTTTAATTCAATGTCAATAG ACCAAGCCAAGCTGTTTGTTAAAGTCTTTACAGAGATTGATAGGATGCCTCAACTTCTGGCGTACTACTACAAGTGCCACAAG GGTCAGTTGGTGGGCATTTGGCAGGATCTCTCTCAGAGCGAGCTCAGTCTGAATCAGCAGCTGTCAGAGTTTTATGAAACCCTGCTCTCGACGTGGCATGTTCAGCTCCAGTGGTGCACACAG GTGTTCAAAAACCCTTATGAAGTGGTGACAGTGCTGCTTATTCAAACTCTGGGGGCCATGGTGCCATCCATCGCCGTCTGCTTGAGCACCGCCATGGAGCGAACGCACCAAGAGCAACGCCTGGAAACTCTCCTGGAGCTTCACCTCACGACGTCCACCTGTGGACACAACCTGGAAGCAGCCATGCTGCCGCACCTCG CTGAGAATAACCTCCTGAAGGTAAATGAGTTGGTGTGTGCCATGTATGACCCCTATAAGTCATATCAACTGCAGTACGGGGAGCTGGAGGAGGCGCACCTCCTCATCCAGATGAGTGCCGTTCCTTTG GAACACGGAGAGGTACTAGATTGTGTTGAAGAGTTGAACCACTCTGTAGGGAAGTTGTTTGGCCTGGCGAGTGCAGCAGTGGACCGCTGTGTCAAACTGACTGATGGACTTGGCGTGTGTGGCCTCCTGAAAGCTCTCAAAGCCCTCTTCACAAA GTACGTGTCGGATTTTTCCACAACACTACAGTCAGTCAGGAAAAAGTGTAAACTCGAGGACACGCCAAGTTCAGCTGCTTTCCAGGAGGACTGGACGGCTTTCCAGAACTCAGTCAG GATCATTTCCACATGTGGAGAATTGCTAAGGCAGTGTGGGGCCTTTGAGCAGCAGCTCTCCAACAA GATTTTGAGCACGGCAGGTAAACATTTGTCCGAGTCATACAGCCCACGCAGCCTGACAGGCATCCAGGAGGCCAGCGCCACGGAGAGGAAGAACGCCACGAAAAACCCCTGGCAGGAATACAACTACCTCCAAAGAGGAAGCGTAGCTGAATACAACAATTTGATGGAAGTCCTTTACTCTCTAAAG GAGAAAGGCACAGGCAACTCCAACCTGTTAGCTGAGCCCAGAGCAGCTCTGACCAGACTCAACCAGCAGGCCAACCAGCTGGCCTTCGACTCCGTCTTCCTGCAGATCAAACACCAGCTCTGCCTTGTGTCCAAGATGGAG ATTCAAGAGGCTTCTGGCATTGGAGAGAACTTCACCGAGGACCTGCCTACCTTCAGCCTGTCACCGCAAGAGTACATTACAAAT ATTGGACAGTACCTGATGTCTTTGCCTCTTCACCTGGAGCCCTTTGTGACACAAGAAGATCCAGCCCTAGAGATGGCCTTACATGCTGGAAAATTGCCTTTCCCTCCAGAGCAAG GTGATGACCTTCCTGAGTTAGAAAACACAGCAGACTACTGGTTGGGCTCCATCGCCCGGGCAACCATGCAGACCTACTGTGATGCCATTTTGCTGATTCCACAACTTACTCCTCATTCCACTAAACAGCTGGCCACAGATATTG ACTACCTGAGCAATGTGATGGATGCTCTGGGGCTGCAGCCGTCACGCACCCTGCAACACATCGTCACGCTTTTAAGGGCCAAACCAGCAGACTACAGGCAGACGACCAAGCTTCTGCCTCGCCGGCTCTCCTCCACCGTCGCCGCACTCCGAGGCATCGACTATTAA
- the LOC112154386 gene encoding myeloid-associated differentiation marker-like protein 2, whose product MGCIDGIKDTLSQAVFSPSTLLSGRGGLHMAQIILCVITFILGLLRGFSSHTYWIYGMFAWAFCPLMTLFITIIEMFKLDIILNMFCMDWDDFTTGMAMSSSLMTVSVAITYANFYICKTCLYNWIVTVFAFLSGFVYTLEVVKDKVFDKKKGSYLAALPGFWKVMEAFVSCMIFVSLTGYRDSPALILCVIAYIIPFPILPVIIATNIFKKLKKCLPFNLDRFVFIFLVISVVLYIFAAIMWPVFMFRNNPRPGSCPPSYCIWAIQFMVAFLTVLNLILFTLDLIFTLLGICNFKRT is encoded by the coding sequence ATGGGATGCATCGATGGCATCAAAGACACACTTTCCCAGGCTGTGTTTTCCCCATCCACTCTCCTCTCTGGACGTGGAGGGCTGCACATGGCTCAGATCATCCTGTGTGTGATCACCTTCATCCTGGGTTTGCTCAGAGGATTCAGCAGCCACACTTACTGGATATATGGGATGTTCGCCTGGGCCTTCTGCCCCCTCATGACCctcttcatcaccatcatcGAGATGTTCAAGCTGGACATTATCCTGAATATGTTTTGCATGGACTGGGATGACTTCACCACAGGGATGGCCATGTCCTCCTCGCTCATGACTGTCTCGGTTGCCATAACATATGCTAACTTCTACATCTGCAAAACATGCCTCTACAATTGGATCGTGACTGTTTTTGCGTTCCTGTCTGGTTTTGTCTACACTCTGGAAGTGGTGAAGGACAAAGTCTTTGATAAGAAGAAGGGAAGCTATCTGGCTGCTCTGCCTGGATTCTGGAAAGTCATGGAAGCCTTTGTGAGCTGCATGATTTTTGTGTCGCTGACTGGCTACAGGGATTCGCCGGCTCTGATCCTCTGTGTCATTGCTTACATCATTCCTTTCCCCATCCTGCCTGTGATCATAGCCAccaacatctttaaaaaacttaaaaaatgtctgcCTTTCAATCTGGACAGGTTTGTGTTCATATTCCTGGTGATCTCCGTGGTGCTGTACATATTTGCGGCAATCATGTGGCCCGTGTTCATGTTCAGAAACAATCCTCGCCCTGGATCCTGCCCACCCAGCTACTGCATTTGGGCAATTCAGTTTATGGTGGCTTTTCTGACAGTCTTAAATCTTATTCTTTTTACACTGGACCTCATTTTTACACTGTTAGGGATCTGTAACTTTAAACGCACTTAA